In Fibrobacter sp., a single genomic region encodes these proteins:
- a CDS encoding Dabb family protein: protein MIRHIVWWKLKAEAEGATAKENGEKLVAAFHALEGKIPGLVSIESGLNFNKSELGNGDIEYDIALDTTFRTKEALDFYQGHPDHQAIVGFVKKVVTERRAVDFEY, encoded by the coding sequence ATGATTAGACATATCGTTTGGTGGAAATTGAAAGCCGAAGCCGAAGGCGCAACTGCTAAGGAAAACGGCGAAAAGCTGGTAGCCGCATTCCACGCCCTGGAAGGCAAGATTCCGGGTCTGGTCAGCATCGAGTCCGGTCTCAACTTCAACAAGAGCGAACTGGGCAATGGCGACATCGAATACGATATCGCACTTGACACGACCTTCCGCACCAAGGAAGCTTTGGACTTCTATCAGGGCCACCCGGATCATCAAGCCATCGTTGGCTTTGTGAAGAAGGTTGTTACCGAACGCCGCGCCGTCGACTTCGAATACTAA
- a CDS encoding sulfatase-like hydrolase/transferase: MEKFKKIFESVRKNPFLSIAAVALALQSAMLVLFYSLPDPLGLSLTEMFSGKILWQVFMAVGAILVLTSIFAFLKKPRICILFFAFYFFIAIADYEVFRFSHQRLSYSFLRTYFHWSNIFDSTTLSTLGGDFLGSVLWISLLFLIVVGAVVFVVASVIREKRTKKPIAIPAGKRVPVTFLSVGLGLSLVPLILFLGGVRGVTEFPFKIDWRFTLGKHTLTAPILHIAAVETFEFVRDNYSITDELMSDLDSFLPSDFASLRRDAKEYPTYRNGATAEYKAKHPYNIVFIFGESFKGRIFNQMLTGDTTLAPNIWGLAHGKYSENGGTLWFKNAYSGGYPTVRGTTSTYMGFPSHPNRDVPSFYASNHFKGFPEYLTDYKRAYVTISNPIFDHTLPFVERFFGDNWKVPENIAIPHSDDSLGVDLAIETLGEMPKDSPWLLTFNTIATHIPFFSYPDDYAPKPDDAMVRYRTALRYTDDQLGRFLDVLSKREDFERTVIVLLGDHDTPVDSIDYKVPQPLGVATTRIFMGIFAADSNLINGFNVREDAASQLDVGPTIFDLANIREPNHFWGYDLLMQERPANQPTVFFSQNAYYLGFRDSVLTGGLENEEIYKGKNDIYELVNDTHSQDWKKKAVGASKVLRSILRNDNMQPKE; the protein is encoded by the coding sequence ATGGAAAAATTCAAGAAAATTTTTGAAAGCGTAAGGAAGAATCCCTTTTTAAGTATTGCTGCCGTGGCTCTTGCCTTGCAGTCTGCAATGCTGGTTCTTTTCTACAGCCTTCCGGATCCTCTTGGACTTTCTTTGACGGAAATGTTCTCTGGCAAGATCCTATGGCAGGTCTTTATGGCGGTTGGCGCCATTCTGGTGCTGACATCTATTTTTGCCTTCCTGAAGAAGCCGAGAATCTGCATTCTTTTCTTTGCCTTCTACTTCTTTATCGCTATTGCGGATTATGAAGTTTTCCGCTTTTCTCACCAGCGCCTTTCCTATTCTTTTTTGCGGACCTATTTCCACTGGTCCAACATTTTTGACAGCACGACGCTTTCTACCCTTGGTGGCGATTTTCTGGGGAGCGTACTGTGGATTTCTTTACTGTTCCTGATTGTGGTGGGGGCGGTTGTTTTTGTTGTTGCTTCTGTTATCCGCGAAAAAAGAACCAAGAAGCCAATCGCTATTCCTGCAGGCAAGCGGGTGCCGGTGACATTTCTTTCGGTGGGCCTTGGACTTTCCCTGGTTCCGTTGATTTTGTTCCTTGGCGGTGTCCGCGGTGTAACTGAATTTCCCTTCAAGATAGATTGGCGCTTCACCTTGGGCAAGCATACCCTTACGGCACCGATTCTGCATATTGCCGCGGTGGAAACTTTTGAATTCGTCCGAGATAACTATTCCATCACCGATGAATTGATGTCGGATTTGGATTCCTTCCTCCCGTCTGATTTTGCAAGCCTGCGTCGTGACGCCAAGGAATATCCCACCTATAGGAATGGGGCAACTGCAGAATACAAGGCGAAGCATCCCTACAATATTGTTTTCATTTTTGGAGAATCCTTCAAGGGTCGCATTTTCAACCAGATGCTTACTGGAGATACGACTTTGGCTCCAAACATCTGGGGACTGGCTCACGGCAAGTATTCCGAAAATGGAGGCACCCTGTGGTTCAAGAACGCTTATAGTGGCGGCTACCCGACGGTGCGCGGAACCACTTCCACCTATATGGGCTTCCCGTCCCATCCCAATCGAGATGTTCCTAGCTTCTACGCTTCAAACCACTTTAAGGGCTTCCCTGAGTACTTGACGGATTATAAGCGCGCCTATGTGACGATTTCTAATCCGATCTTTGACCATACGCTTCCCTTCGTGGAACGATTCTTTGGCGACAACTGGAAGGTTCCCGAAAATATCGCGATTCCTCATTCCGACGATAGCCTGGGTGTGGACTTAGCCATTGAGACTCTGGGGGAAATGCCCAAGGATAGTCCGTGGCTGCTGACCTTCAACACCATTGCTACCCACATTCCGTTTTTCAGCTATCCTGACGATTATGCTCCTAAGCCCGATGATGCCATGGTCCGCTACCGTACAGCACTTCGCTATACCGACGACCAGCTGGGTCGTTTCCTGGATGTGCTTTCAAAGCGCGAGGATTTTGAAAGGACGGTCATTGTACTTCTAGGTGACCACGATACTCCCGTGGATTCCATTGACTACAAGGTGCCGCAGCCTCTGGGTGTTGCCACCACACGAATCTTCATGGGCATTTTTGCAGCAGACTCCAACTTGATCAACGGCTTTAACGTTCGCGAGGATGCTGCATCCCAGCTGGATGTGGGTCCCACGATTTTTGACTTGGCCAATATTCGTGAACCTAACCATTTCTGGGGTTATGACTTGCTGATGCAGGAACGCCCTGCAAATCAGCCTACTGTTTTCTTCTCCCAGAATGCATATTACCTTGGCTTCCGGGATTCCGTTCTAACAGGCGGCCTGGAAAATGAAGAAATCTACAAGGGCAAAAACGATATTTACGAATTGGTAAACGATACTCATTCTCAAGACTGGAAGAAAAAGGCTGTTGGCGCAAGCAAGGTTTTACGTTCTATTCTTCGTAACGATAACATGCAGCCTAAGGAATAA
- a CDS encoding adenylyltransferase/cytidyltransferase family protein — protein MKKYKVGFTTGVFDLFHVGHLNLLERCKAQCEHLIVAVCGDDYVTQVKHKTPVVPEKDRIRIVGALKCVDEVSTITLEEIDDKMLALKRFHFDVLFSGDDWKGSERYNRTEKQFAELGVSIEYLPYTKGVSTSDLKDKMKEAAK, from the coding sequence ATGAAAAAATACAAAGTTGGTTTTACTACTGGTGTTTTTGACTTGTTCCATGTGGGACATTTGAATTTGCTGGAACGTTGCAAGGCCCAGTGCGAACATTTGATTGTTGCCGTATGTGGCGATGATTACGTGACTCAGGTAAAACACAAGACTCCTGTTGTTCCTGAAAAAGATAGAATACGCATTGTGGGTGCGCTAAAGTGTGTTGATGAAGTATCTACTATCACGTTGGAAGAAATTGACGACAAGATGCTGGCCCTGAAAAGGTTTCATTTTGATGTTTTGTTCTCCGGGGATGACTGGAAAGGTTCCGAGAGGTACAATCGTACTGAAAAACAGTTTGCGGAACTTGGCGTAAGCATTGAATATCTTCCTTACACCAAGGGCGTTTCCACCTCTGATCTTAAGGATAAAATGAAAGAGGCTGCAAAATGA
- a CDS encoding glycosyltransferase, protein MFTIVDFNNFWSPSGGGVRRYHLQKMAYYQQQSEVLSVFVMPDSKTFTEKKSDGLIIEHVEAYRFPGNWEYRFIWKQKQIQPILRKYMPQVIEVGSPYILPSVVRKAVRKVCPKAALLSFWHADFPVTYVERPVANKFGKTLGRICRKIAFWYARREFNKYDGIQVSCKEVMERLDQNHLPKSHWIPLGCDIQMFSPEKRDEELVKNLKDGNPERLTIFFPHRFCAEKGIELMLGAYPIIADKLKCDPALIFAGTGPYLPQVQEAVSKYPRIQYAGFIKSIDDMARHYASVDLGIALSGWETFGLSILESMASGNAQVGAATGAAAEHVRESGAGTILETRTPEALADAIVNLYHQDLTQKKLNARKYAENFSWDHCFKRQLDLYKEISKQKGTYND, encoded by the coding sequence ATGTTCACCATCGTAGACTTCAACAACTTTTGGAGCCCCTCAGGAGGCGGTGTCCGCCGATACCACCTGCAAAAGATGGCGTACTACCAACAGCAAAGCGAAGTACTTTCTGTATTTGTCATGCCCGACTCCAAGACATTTACAGAAAAGAAAAGCGACGGACTGATCATTGAACACGTCGAAGCATACCGCTTCCCTGGCAACTGGGAATACCGATTCATCTGGAAGCAAAAGCAGATTCAGCCGATTCTACGCAAGTACATGCCCCAGGTCATTGAAGTCGGCTCCCCCTACATCTTGCCGTCTGTTGTCCGCAAAGCGGTTCGCAAGGTTTGTCCCAAGGCAGCACTGCTCAGTTTCTGGCATGCGGACTTCCCCGTCACCTACGTGGAACGCCCTGTCGCCAACAAGTTCGGGAAAACTCTCGGTAGGATCTGTCGAAAAATTGCATTCTGGTATGCCCGCCGAGAATTCAACAAGTATGACGGCATCCAGGTTTCCTGCAAGGAAGTCATGGAGCGCCTCGACCAGAATCATCTTCCCAAGTCCCATTGGATTCCGCTGGGTTGCGACATCCAGATGTTCTCTCCCGAGAAGCGAGACGAGGAACTGGTCAAAAACTTAAAGGACGGCAATCCTGAGCGATTAACAATTTTCTTCCCCCACCGTTTCTGTGCGGAGAAGGGTATCGAGTTAATGTTAGGCGCCTACCCCATCATTGCAGACAAACTCAAATGTGATCCTGCCTTGATATTTGCAGGCACAGGCCCATACCTGCCCCAGGTTCAAGAAGCCGTAAGCAAGTATCCGCGCATCCAGTACGCAGGCTTCATCAAGTCCATTGACGATATGGCAAGGCACTACGCCAGTGTGGACTTAGGCATCGCCCTCTCTGGCTGGGAAACCTTTGGATTGTCCATTCTTGAAAGCATGGCCAGCGGAAACGCCCAGGTTGGCGCCGCCACAGGAGCCGCTGCGGAACACGTCAGGGAATCAGGCGCGGGCACCATCCTGGAAACAAGAACGCCTGAAGCCCTGGCAGACGCCATCGTAAACCTGTACCATCAGGATCTTACACAAAAGAAACTTAACGCCCGCAAGTATGCGGAAAATTTCAGTTGGGATCATTGCTTCAAGCGCCAGCTGGACCTGTATAAAGAAATCTCAAAACAAAAAGGAACCTACAATGATTAG
- a CDS encoding LTA synthase family protein, with the protein MKKKIADVISKVAPYLVPFKNLIPISLAVWCTHIIFRFLLLFRNNPYGFPFVSKPDWYIFHAICIDFIWIVKALLVFLVAGAIAKFVGSKLNIKSKVSLVKVISIIFVIFHVVIMFLSAFDNEMQRFLGCHLSFGIANTYKDASSLIMLWDYVGNDLSIPYLQVFIALFMYPLTYGFYRLWAKKGLTGKKTLVGMLIFLIASSLFINVIWTGNARMKKLRPMVTLIYNEIFENSGSGNLTPEKLPSYADSYQKIWQQIEGDDLWEFPKDQGKTPLYRTPKAALLQDEKLLERRNQKPNFLVIFMESHRGMNTGFLNLDKPSPTPYYDSIAANGRIWERMHTSGLPTTGGVLTSHTGLPHHSYKAEATELAHVSLPSYASILRDSGYVTHYFSAADPAWDNLGVWMSKWYTAQHYDRNREDDSTFFDHTTAYVIDTLAKEGKPFLVTITTRSNHYPFNFAAGMTDEEKARPLTERINVTMNYADRQLARFMRAVEKEEWYKNTYVIILADHAFPLGENGVSTMNGGGFSNATWIPFMIYGNGIEPGRDTVETSQIDIAPTIMELAGMAVPNMFMGHNLLRSAKAAVEDSAIAKDPAETTSNDSVETSVAVVDKREGLSLGAYFGYAAIGMNGKRLISKYPIDESTEWLFNDSDTHQKNNLAESEKETVKVLKEKLDTLIKISDYALEIGF; encoded by the coding sequence ATGAAGAAAAAGATTGCAGATGTCATCAGTAAGGTAGCGCCCTACCTGGTTCCCTTCAAGAACTTGATTCCCATTTCCCTGGCGGTCTGGTGCACCCACATCATCTTTCGCTTCTTGCTATTGTTCCGTAACAACCCTTACGGATTCCCCTTTGTAAGCAAGCCCGACTGGTACATTTTCCACGCCATCTGCATTGACTTCATCTGGATTGTCAAGGCGCTGCTGGTGTTCCTTGTTGCAGGAGCCATCGCCAAGTTTGTTGGAAGCAAGTTGAATATCAAGAGCAAGGTTTCCCTTGTTAAGGTAATCTCGATTATTTTCGTAATCTTCCACGTTGTCATCATGTTCTTGAGCGCCTTTGACAATGAGATGCAGCGTTTCCTGGGTTGCCATCTTTCCTTTGGCATTGCAAACACCTACAAGGACGCCTCCTCCCTGATCATGCTCTGGGATTATGTTGGCAACGACTTGTCCATTCCCTATCTGCAGGTTTTCATCGCCCTCTTCATGTACCCTCTGACCTACGGTTTCTACCGCCTTTGGGCTAAGAAGGGACTTACCGGAAAGAAGACCCTTGTGGGCATGTTGATTTTCCTTATCGCCTCTAGCCTTTTCATCAATGTCATCTGGACAGGTAACGCTCGCATGAAGAAGCTGCGTCCCATGGTGACCTTGATCTATAACGAAATCTTCGAAAATTCTGGCAGCGGAAACCTGACTCCGGAAAAGCTTCCCAGTTACGCCGATTCCTACCAGAAAATCTGGCAGCAGATTGAAGGCGACGACCTCTGGGAATTCCCCAAGGATCAAGGCAAGACTCCTCTTTACCGCACTCCCAAGGCTGCCCTGCTGCAGGACGAAAAGTTGCTGGAAAGAAGAAACCAGAAACCCAATTTCCTGGTCATCTTCATGGAATCCCACAGAGGCATGAACACCGGCTTTTTGAACCTGGACAAGCCCTCCCCCACACCCTACTATGACTCCATAGCAGCTAACGGCAGAATCTGGGAACGCATGCATACCAGCGGTCTTCCCACCACAGGCGGTGTTCTCACATCCCACACAGGCCTTCCCCACCATTCCTATAAGGCCGAAGCCACGGAACTGGCTCACGTAAGCCTTCCTAGTTACGCATCCATTTTGCGGGACTCCGGCTACGTGACCCACTACTTCTCCGCAGCAGACCCTGCCTGGGACAATCTGGGCGTCTGGATGTCCAAATGGTACACAGCACAGCACTACGACCGTAACCGCGAAGATGATTCCACCTTCTTTGACCATACCACAGCATACGTCATCGACACCTTGGCTAAGGAAGGCAAGCCGTTCCTGGTCACCATCACTACACGCTCCAACCATTACCCCTTCAACTTTGCCGCGGGCATGACTGACGAAGAAAAGGCAAGACCCCTGACCGAGCGCATCAACGTCACCATGAACTATGCCGACCGCCAGCTGGCACGCTTTATGCGTGCTGTTGAAAAGGAAGAATGGTACAAGAACACCTACGTGATTATCCTTGCAGACCACGCCTTCCCCTTGGGCGAAAACGGCGTTTCCACCATGAACGGCGGCGGTTTTTCCAACGCCACCTGGATTCCCTTCATGATCTACGGTAACGGCATCGAACCGGGCCGCGATACAGTTGAAACCTCCCAGATTGATATCGCCCCCACCATCATGGAACTGGCCGGTATGGCTGTGCCCAACATGTTCATGGGGCATAACTTACTACGTTCTGCGAAGGCCGCAGTTGAAGATTCCGCTATAGCAAAGGATCCTGCAGAAACCACGTCAAATGATTCCGTGGAAACCTCTGTAGCAGTTGTTGATAAGCGCGAAGGCCTCTCCCTGGGAGCCTACTTCGGATACGCCGCTATCGGTATGAACGGCAAGCGTCTGATTTCCAAATATCCTATCGACGAATCCACCGAATGGCTATTCAACGACAGCGATACCCACCAGAAAAATAACCTGGCCGAAAGCGAAAAGGAAACCGTCAAGGTCCTCAAGGAAAAGCTTGACACCCTCATCAAGATTTCCGATTACGCCTTGGAAATCGGATTCTGA
- a CDS encoding glycosyltransferase — protein sequence MMLFNLVAVQPIHSAKFHGGGSYGEVIFWAMVKRGTKFACVYDSRKYLDPSILEACKKNELPLYDIAEATPQQIIDSNNIDAFYTPLYSLEKKWAIDVKRFVFTWHGVRALEMQYDTQGVAFAKKFAQKMEALVRYREIWKRRFYKPKYQDLAKRIAEGKAETITVSEHSRASIKSFFPELMDKEIQVFYSPMIEYEPEGFLPPEVLTKKYFLLTSGARWEKNNLRAAKAFDELVSQYESCGKSFDFKMVITGAANPKVYLKNVHHKDRFVLLGYVENKELEFLHKNAYAFIFPSLNEGFGYPPMQSMRYGVPVAASGSTSIPEICDNAAIYFDPYSVSEMKNRMIQLLDASIYGMYEERAKARYEEVSKRQKQDLELAVDFILDEKS from the coding sequence ATGATGCTTTTTAATCTCGTCGCAGTACAGCCTATTCACAGCGCCAAGTTCCATGGCGGTGGCTCCTATGGTGAAGTCATCTTCTGGGCCATGGTCAAGCGCGGAACCAAGTTTGCCTGCGTCTACGACAGCCGAAAGTATCTGGATCCGAGTATTCTGGAGGCTTGCAAGAAAAACGAGCTTCCCCTGTACGATATTGCAGAGGCTACTCCACAGCAGATTATCGATTCCAACAACATCGATGCCTTCTATACTCCGTTGTATTCTTTGGAAAAGAAGTGGGCTATCGACGTAAAGCGTTTCGTGTTCACCTGGCATGGCGTACGCGCTCTTGAAATGCAGTACGATACACAGGGCGTTGCCTTTGCCAAGAAGTTTGCTCAAAAGATGGAAGCCCTGGTCCGTTACCGCGAAATCTGGAAGCGTCGTTTTTACAAGCCCAAGTATCAGGATTTGGCGAAACGCATTGCCGAGGGCAAGGCCGAGACTATTACCGTCAGCGAACACAGCCGCGCCAGCATCAAGAGCTTTTTCCCGGAGTTGATGGATAAAGAAATTCAGGTATTCTACAGTCCTATGATAGAATACGAACCTGAAGGATTTCTGCCTCCGGAAGTTCTGACCAAGAAGTATTTTCTGCTTACCAGTGGCGCTCGCTGGGAAAAGAACAACCTGCGTGCTGCCAAGGCTTTTGATGAACTGGTGTCTCAGTATGAGTCCTGCGGAAAGTCTTTTGATTTCAAGATGGTCATTACCGGTGCAGCCAATCCCAAGGTATACTTGAAGAATGTTCACCATAAGGACCGCTTTGTGCTTCTGGGCTATGTGGAAAACAAGGAACTAGAATTCTTGCACAAGAATGCCTATGCCTTCATTTTCCCCAGTTTGAACGAAGGTTTTGGATATCCTCCCATGCAGTCCATGCGCTATGGCGTACCTGTGGCGGCCAGCGGCTCCACTTCCATTCCTGAGATCTGTGATAACGCGGCAATTTATTTCGACCCATACTCTGTTAGCGAAATGAAGAACCGCATGATCCAGCTGCTGGATGCATCCATCTACGGAATGTACGAGGAACGCGCCAAGGCTCGTTATGAGGAAGTGAGCAAACGTCAGAAGCAGGATTTGGAACTGGCTGTTGATTTTATTCTAGATGAAAAGTCGTAG
- a CDS encoding efflux RND transporter permease subunit, whose product MMKEKKSFQEKFSQWYIPLVCKHKYKALAFYLILALLMAFPILKYPGLKLDADLSHLLPEDTPSVKALEESFSRFGSTDKFMIAIQSEDVELVAALQDSISDYIHKNWEGDFVSTQIDNDNQFFKDNALLYLPVSHLERIRDNLEDLQLEIGRKNGPLVVDLLEDLDGNASGDSATQAAAPAEKKERVWFDAKLPQELGLPEEAVGAFDSFFKKNNKDSVQTKTASSEEWNPKAYLPEHLKTRLLGSPRPDSTGKILFNGVVNAKLIKPSTDYEFVTHILERTDSLLAHFSAKTYPVPTRFTVEGTYEGLKEVDEVANDSIFSFAISLVLIIVLTMFFFRSVKGPILVTASVLYACIPTFAFTAIFYGKLNPFTVFVASIILGIGIDYSIHMLGTAQKLLHKCATLEEVLEEAQKKMMKPFILASFTTIAAFLTLLAAHFKGFYEFGVVASSGVLFSMLTSLLVLPVFVKCMGGIPAAPQNSFFPRSWNDAQIFKFFKYAAIIGFVLGAVSLVFVKDVDFEHNMKNLRRVSTVVKTNNKKISTKVTRATNRAVTSTPAAVMGSTSEQLDKLYDTLMVRLHVEKDSTLGSFLTLKSFVPPVDSQKARLEIIEEIRDLAEARVFDRAEGEDSTNIATLRKLSAVEETFTAEDVPAWTLDILREKDGSYGKIGFIYGDFPSWDAHALHRFQERYGHWNFDGENLRTFSSQFILSDVIESVKQDSFRLAFVIILVIFGTLVVSFRKPRLFAAGCVSFGMGVVLTLGLMGLLTDMFEFGKISIYNVIVIPMTLGIGIDATIHMITSWTSEKNMSLRQLIDTTGRNVIASSCTTIAGFVGFLFTTHRGLKGIGDLACLGIAMFLVTSIIFSMYLCGSWLKKK is encoded by the coding sequence ATGATGAAAGAAAAGAAATCATTCCAGGAAAAATTTTCCCAGTGGTACATTCCTCTGGTTTGCAAGCATAAGTACAAGGCCTTGGCCTTCTACTTGATTCTAGCTTTGCTCATGGCTTTCCCAATCCTGAAGTATCCGGGATTGAAACTTGATGCGGACTTGTCTCACTTGCTGCCAGAAGATACTCCCAGCGTGAAGGCTCTCGAGGAGTCCTTCAGCCGCTTTGGAAGTACCGACAAGTTTATGATTGCCATCCAGAGTGAGGACGTGGAACTGGTGGCTGCGCTGCAGGATTCCATCAGCGACTACATCCACAAGAATTGGGAAGGTGATTTCGTTTCTACCCAGATTGATAACGACAATCAGTTCTTCAAGGATAACGCTCTCCTGTATCTGCCGGTGAGCCACTTGGAACGTATCCGCGACAACTTGGAAGACTTGCAGCTGGAAATCGGCCGCAAGAACGGCCCTCTGGTAGTTGACCTGTTGGAAGATCTTGACGGTAATGCTTCTGGCGATTCTGCAACTCAGGCTGCCGCCCCTGCAGAAAAAAAGGAACGTGTTTGGTTTGATGCCAAGTTGCCTCAGGAACTGGGCCTCCCCGAAGAAGCTGTCGGTGCGTTCGACTCTTTCTTCAAGAAGAACAATAAGGATTCCGTCCAGACAAAGACTGCGTCCTCTGAGGAATGGAATCCCAAGGCTTATTTGCCTGAACATTTGAAGACCCGCTTGCTTGGCTCTCCTCGCCCTGACAGCACCGGTAAGATTCTCTTTAACGGTGTGGTGAACGCTAAGCTGATCAAGCCTTCTACGGACTATGAATTCGTTACCCACATTCTGGAACGTACCGATTCTCTGCTGGCTCACTTCAGCGCCAAGACTTATCCTGTACCGACCCGCTTTACTGTGGAAGGAACCTACGAAGGCCTCAAGGAAGTGGACGAAGTTGCTAACGACAGTATCTTCTCTTTTGCCATTAGCCTTGTGCTGATCATTGTGCTGACCATGTTCTTCTTCCGCAGCGTCAAGGGCCCGATTCTGGTGACGGCCTCCGTGCTTTACGCTTGCATTCCTACCTTCGCCTTTACTGCAATATTCTACGGCAAGTTGAATCCCTTTACGGTGTTTGTGGCATCCATCATCTTGGGCATTGGCATTGACTATTCCATCCACATGCTTGGAACGGCTCAGAAGCTGCTTCATAAGTGCGCCACCTTGGAAGAGGTTCTTGAAGAAGCTCAGAAGAAGATGATGAAACCCTTCATCTTGGCAAGCTTTACGACGATTGCAGCCTTCTTGACTTTGCTTGCAGCCCATTTCAAGGGCTTCTATGAATTCGGCGTGGTGGCTTCCAGCGGTGTGCTGTTCAGTATGCTGACATCGCTTCTGGTGCTTCCTGTATTTGTGAAGTGCATGGGCGGTATTCCTGCTGCTCCTCAGAATAGTTTCTTCCCTAGAAGCTGGAATGACGCGCAAATCTTCAAGTTCTTCAAGTATGCAGCTATCATCGGCTTCGTGCTGGGTGCAGTTTCTCTCGTCTTTGTGAAGGATGTGGATTTCGAACACAACATGAAGAACCTGCGCCGCGTATCTACGGTGGTGAAAACAAACAACAAGAAGATTTCTACCAAGGTGACCCGCGCAACAAACCGCGCAGTGACTTCTACGCCTGCCGCTGTCATGGGCTCCACCTCTGAGCAGTTGGACAAGCTTTATGATACGCTGATGGTCCGCCTCCACGTGGAAAAGGATTCTACTCTGGGCAGCTTCCTTACGCTGAAGAGTTTTGTTCCGCCCGTGGATTCCCAGAAGGCCCGCCTTGAAATCATCGAGGAAATCCGCGACCTTGCTGAAGCCCGCGTCTTTGACCGCGCCGAAGGGGAAGACTCCACGAACATCGCAACCCTGCGTAAGCTTTCTGCAGTGGAAGAAACCTTTACTGCCGAAGATGTGCCTGCCTGGACTCTGGATATCCTGAGAGAAAAGGATGGCTCCTACGGTAAGATTGGCTTTATCTACGGCGATTTCCCCAGCTGGGACGCCCATGCCCTGCACCGTTTCCAGGAACGTTATGGCCACTGGAACTTCGATGGCGAAAATCTTCGCACCTTCTCTTCCCAGTTCATTCTTTCCGACGTAATCGAATCTGTGAAGCAGGATAGCTTTAGACTTGCCTTTGTCATCATCCTGGTAATCTTTGGTACCTTGGTGGTATCCTTCAGAAAACCCCGTCTCTTTGCGGCTGGCTGCGTCTCCTTTGGCATGGGTGTGGTGCTCACTCTCGGCTTGATGGGTTTGCTTACGGATATGTTTGAATTCGGCAAGATCAGCATCTACAATGTGATTGTGATTCCCATGACTTTGGGCATTGGCATTGACGCCACCATCCACATGATCACATCCTGGACGTCCGAAAAGAACATGAGCCTCCGTCAGTTGATAGACACCACTGGCCGTAACGTCATCGCCAGTTCCTGCACCACTATCGCAGGCTTTGTGGGCTTCCTCTTTACCACTCACCGCGGCCTTAAGGGAATCGGCGATTTGGCTTGCCTCGGCATTGCCATGTTCCTGGTGACTAGCATCATCTTCTCTATGTACCTGTGCGGTTCCTGGCTGAAGAAGAAATAA
- a CDS encoding LicD family protein, translated as MRLLSQDDIRNVQMDILDDIVAICKEHNLQYYLAFGSLLGAVRHKGYIPWDDDIDICMVRDEYEKFLQIVKNGLGEKYSHLSLIDNKSEGYFYPFAKIVDNRTEVNMERHTNKHGIWVDIFPLDGVTDSPVMSKFHMTLCAFMRVVVLAMDANFSKMKIGFDWGYKRLLYTLAHIVGMKRVCRIHEWIFKRYKAKDSKYIANLFTNNGTRSMMDKERLLHVAVYPFENREYEGYADYDYYLKRMYGDYMKLPPKDKQITHAFEAYWK; from the coding sequence ATGAGGTTGTTGAGCCAGGATGATATTAGAAATGTCCAAATGGACATTCTTGATGATATTGTCGCTATTTGCAAGGAACATAATCTGCAGTACTACTTGGCTTTTGGATCCTTGCTTGGAGCAGTTCGTCATAAGGGCTATATCCCTTGGGATGATGATATTGACATCTGCATGGTCCGTGATGAATATGAAAAGTTTCTCCAGATTGTAAAAAACGGGCTAGGCGAAAAATACAGCCATCTTTCCCTTATTGACAACAAGTCCGAAGGATACTTTTATCCCTTTGCCAAGATTGTAGATAATCGTACAGAAGTCAATATGGAGCGCCATACAAATAAGCATGGTATCTGGGTGGATATTTTCCCTCTGGATGGTGTTACGGACTCTCCGGTGATGTCGAAGTTCCATATGACACTTTGTGCTTTTATGAGGGTCGTGGTACTTGCAATGGATGCCAACTTTTCAAAGATGAAAATCGGCTTTGATTGGGGGTACAAACGCTTATTGTATACATTGGCTCATATCGTTGGTATGAAACGTGTGTGCCGGATTCACGAATGGATTTTTAAACGCTACAAAGCAAAAGACTCAAAGTACATTGCGAATTTGTTTACGAATAACGGTACTCGTTCCATGATGGATAAGGAACGCCTGCTGCATGTTGCTGTCTATCCCTTTGAAAACAGAGAATACGAGGGGTATGCAGACTACGATTATTACTTAAAACGCATGTACGGTGACTATATGAAGTTGCCTCCGAAGGACAAACAGATTACTCACGCCTTCGAGGCATACTGGAAGTAA